A stretch of the Musa acuminata AAA Group cultivar baxijiao chromosome BXJ2-7, Cavendish_Baxijiao_AAA, whole genome shotgun sequence genome encodes the following:
- the LOC135616726 gene encoding protein PHOX1-like: MGKPTAKKKSSGSKHSNTNSKHSKSNEHNPKVYDEDTTIFIDMARDLKEEGNMLFQKREFETALLKYEKATKLLPKNHIDLAYLHSNIAACYMEISPEDYHLAINECNLALKVSPNYSKALLKRARCFEVSNRLDLACKDVDLVLSSEPNNLTALEISERVKKEMEKKGVVLDDKPLFPLPESLTVKEKPRKKKNSHKSMKKLVDMGEKYAEVKEKPMKSMKLVFGEDIRLAQIPADCTMLQLREIVGSKFPSLKAVLIKYKDKEGDLVTITTSEELRWAEKSADSPGSVRLFIVEVSPEFEPLLEEAKNSSSRRKLDIENNSISESGNTRSDDDRVSSVYVDDWIVQFAQLFKNHVGFSSDASLNLHELGTKLYSEAVEETVTSEEAQEIFQLAEDKFQEMAALALFNWGNVHMARARKRLSLPENASKESLLAQMKTAYEWAQTEYVKAGKCYDEALEIKPDFYEGRLALALQQFEQTKLSWYYAIGSKADLEKWPSSEVLELFNHAEDNTERGMEMWEQIEDQRLKGLSKPNKEKTLLQKMDLEDYFTEPSTDEAAEIASNMRSQINILWGTILYERSVVEFKLGIPMWEECLKAAVDKFKLAGASPTDISVMIKNHCANETAQEGLGFKIDEIVQAWNEMYDAKKWISGVPSFRLEPLLRRRVPKLHDTLEASV, translated from the exons ATGGGCAAGCCGACTGCCAAGAAGAAGAGTTCAGGAAGTAAACACAGTAATACAAACTCGAAGCACAGCAAATCCAACGAACACAACCCAAAAGTCTACGATGAGGATACGACAATATTCATcgacatggctcgggatttaAAAGAGGAGGGCAACATGTTGTTCCAGAAGCGGGAGTTTGAGACAGCGTTGCTGAAGTATGAGAAGGCCACTAAGCTGCTTCCGAAGAACCACATTGATCTTGCATACCTCCACAGCAACATAGCAGCTTGTTATATGGAGATTAGCCCTGAGGATTACCACCTTGCAATAAACGAGTGTAATCTAGCCCTCAAGGTCTCACCCAATTACAGCAAAGCCCTACTGAAGAGGGCCAGGTGTTTTGAAGTCTCGAACAGGTTGGATTTAGCCTGTAAAGATGTCGATCTTGTTTTGAGTTCAGAACCGAACAACCTCACAGCATTGGAGATTTCGGAACGAGTGAAGAAGGAAATGGAGAAAAAGGGCGTCGTATTAGATGATAAGCCACTTTTTCCACTGCCAGAATCCTTGACAGTGAAAGAAAagccaaggaagaagaagaatagccACAAGTCCATGAAGAAGCTAGTTGATATGGGGGAGAAATATGCTGAAGTTAAGGAGAAGCCTATGAAGAGCATGAAGTTAGTTTTTGGGGAAGACATAAGATTGGCTCAGATACCAGCTGATTGTACAATGTTGCAGTTGAGGGAGATTGTTGGCAGCAAATTTCCAAGCTTGAAAGCTGTCCTTATCAAATATAAGGATAAAGAGGGTGATTTGGTAACAATCACTACATCTGAAGAGCTGAGATGGGCGGAAAAATCTGCAGACTCGCCAGGGTCTGTTAGGCTGTTTATTGTTGAAGTTAGTCCTGAGTTTGAACCTTTGCTTGAAGAGGCAAAAAACAGCTCTTCAAGGAGGAAGCTGGACATAGAAAATAATTCCATATCTGAAAGTGGGAACACAAGAAGTGATGATGACAGGGTCTCTTCAGTTTATGTTGATGACTGGATTGTGCAATTTGCTCAGCTATTCAAGAACCATGTTGGATTCAGCTCTGATGCATCTCTGAACCTTCATGAATTGGGAACGAAACTATATTCAGAAGCAGTGGAAGAGACAGTCACAAGCGAAGAGGCACAGGAAATTTTTCAACTTGCTGAGGATAAATTTCAGGAGATGGCAGCTCTGGCCTTGTTTAATTGGGGAAACGTGCATATGGCGCGAGCAAGGAAAAGATTGTCCTTACCAGAAAATGCCTCAAAGGAGTCACTGCTTGCACAGATGAAAACTGCATATGAATGGGCTCAGACTGAGTATGTTAAAGCGGGAAAGTGTTATGATGAAGCCTTGGAAATTAAGCCTGACTTCTATGAAGGTCGTCTTGCGCTTGCGCTGCAACAGTTTGAGCAAACAAAACTTTCATGGTATTATGCAATTGGAAGCAAGGCAGATTTGGAGAAGTGGCCATCATCGGAAGTCCTAGAGCTATTCAACCATGCCGAGGATAATACTGAAAGGGGAATGGAGATGTGGGAACAGATAGAAGATCAGCGGTTAAAGGGACTCTCTAAACCCAACAAGGAAAAAACCTTGTTGCAAAAGATGGATCTTGAAGACTACTTCACAGAGCCCTCAACTGATGAGGCGGCAGAAATTGCTTCAAATATGAGGTCTCAGATAAATATATTATGGGGAACCATTCTTTATGAGCGGTCTGTTGTGGAATTCAAATTAGGCATTCCAATGTGGGAAGAGTGCCTTAAGGCAGCGGTAGATAAATTTAAGCTAGCAGGTGCTTCTCCAACTGACATTTCTGTTATGATAAAAAACCACTGTGCCAATGAAACTGCCCAAGAAG GATTAGGCTTCAAGATTGATGAGATAGTTCAGGCATGGAATGAGATGTATGATGCAAAAAAGTGGATAAGCGGTGTTCCATCATTTAGGCTTGAGCCTTTATTGCGGCGACGAGTCCCGAAGCTGCATGATACATTGGAGGCATCAGTTTAG
- the LOC103990562 gene encoding chaperone protein dnaJ 8, chloroplastic, translating to MAMPMGMMNSMVASSSSMGNWARRGGVAKGRRKAGRSRGDVRCAAAASLADQYRMLRVQPGAPEKEVKKAFRKLALQYHPDVCKGSNCDVQFHRINEAYDIVMSSLRQADQKQKQEQWQRPEWSSDGFSDEGMYDLWEEWMGWEGAGIRDYSSHINPYI from the exons ATGGCGATGCCGATGGGGATGATGAACTCGATGGTTGCGTCTTCGTCTTCGATGGGGAATTGGGCGAGGAGGGGTGGGGTGGCGAAGGGAAGGAGGAAGGCGGGAAGGAGCAGAGGCGACGTGAGGTGCGCCGCCGCCGCAAGCTTGGCGGATCAGTATCGGATGCTTAGGGTTCAGCCAGGGGCGCCAGAGAAGGAGGTCAAGAAGGCTTTTAGGAAGCTCGCTTTGCAG TATCATCCAGATGTTTGCAAAGGTAGCAATTGCGACGTCCAGTTCCATCGCATCAATGAAGCCTATGAT ATTGTAATGAGCAGCTTGAGACAAGCTGATCAGAAGCAGAAGCAAGAGCAATGGCAGCGGCCAGAATGGAGTAGTGATGGTTTCTCCGACGAGGGAATGTACGACTTGTGGGAGGAGTGGATGGGGTGGGAAGGGGCTGGCATCAGAGATTACTCCTCCCACATCAACCCTTACATCTGA
- the LOC135616722 gene encoding early nodulin-like protein 15: protein MSSSSLVCLTLLLVSFTISEARDFLVGGDDQAWRVPPTTNDSLNRWAEKNRFQVGDSLVWKYDAAKDSVLQVTREAYLSCNRSSPVAEHRDGTAVVELHRSEAYYFISGAEGACEQGEKLIVVVMSERHSLRGGLAPAPGPTEFEGPAVAPTSGASTTVVLKSGVAAALLVLGIIL, encoded by the exons ATGTCTTCATCATCGCTCGTCTGCCTCACCCTTCTCCTCGTAAGCTTCACTATCTCGGAAGCAAGAGACTTCTTGGTCGGGGGCGACGACCAGGCCTGGAGAGTCCCACCCACCACCAACGACTCCCTCAACCGGTGGGCCGAGAAGAATCGGTTCCAAGTCGGCGACTCCCTCG TTTGGAAGTACGACGCCGCGAAGGACTCGGTGCTGCAGGTGACCAGGGAGGCGTACTTGAGCTGCAACAGGTCGAGCCCGGTGGCGGAGCACAGGGATGGGACGGCCGTGGTGGAGCTGCACCGCTCGGAGGCGTACTACTTCATCAGCGGCGCGGAGGGGGCTTGCGAGCAGGGGGAGAAGCTGATCGTGGTGGTGATGTCGGAGCGGCACTCGCTTCGCGGCGGTCTCGCTCCGGCTCCCGGTCCGACGGAGTTCGAGGGCCCGGCGGTGGCGCCAACCAGCGGAGCTTCGACGACGGTCGTACTGAAGAGCGGAGTCGCGGCTGCTCTGCTGGTGTTGGGGATCATACTGTGA
- the LOC135616721 gene encoding early nodulin-like protein 19 isoform X2 encodes MGFRQLRLLLLLLSVAVAFVSATDHIVGGHLGWNPNINYTLWANNQTFYVNDLISFRYQKNMYNVFEVNKTGYDNCTMDGLAGNWSSGKDFIPLDQAKTYYFICGNGFCFSGMKVSVTVVHPLNASSAAPPNASTHGAAGSAAPGLRPWPSNAAALLVAAAASMVIGSGVGI; translated from the exons ATGGGTTTCCGTcagctccgcctcctcctcctcctcctctccgtcGCCGTGGCCTTCGTCTCCGCCACCGACCACATCGTCGGCGGCCACCTCGGGTGGAACCCCAACATCAACTACACGCTGTGGGCCAACAACCAGACCTTCTACGTCAACGACCTCATCT CCTTCAGGTACCAGAAGAACATGTACAACGTGTTCGAGGTGAACAAGACGGGGTACGACAACTGCACCATGGACGGCCTCGCCGGCAACTGGAGCTCCGGCAAGGACTTCATCCCCCTCGACCAGGCCAAGACCTACTACTTCATCTGCGGCAACGGCTTCTGCTTCAGCGGCATGAAGGTCTCCGTCACCGTCGTCCACCCCCTCAACGCCTCCTCCGCCGCTCCACCCAACGCATCCACCCACGGCGCCGCCGGATCCGCCGCCCCGGGGCTCCGTCCGTGGCCGTCGAACGCCGCGGCTCTCCTCGTCGCCGCCGCGGCTTCGATGGTGATCGGATCTGGTGTCGGTATCTGA
- the LOC135616725 gene encoding uncharacterized protein LOC135616725 encodes MEKGKGLARRWAVEFAENSSYSSSTSDVPDPIGFNRSASDPDDANASRQKKDAESAWKSQKAWEVAQAPFKNLLMMGFMMWMAGSTVHLFSIGITFSALWQPISALQGVGKVFEPYKDSKVDILAPKLLFIALNLAALALGVWKLNTLGLLPSHASDWVSSLPPAPEVEYSGGGLPIH; translated from the exons atggagaaggggaaggggttgGCGAGGCGATGGGCGGTGGAATTCGCCGAGAATTCTTCTTACTCTTCATCGACTTCTGACGTTCCAGATCCTATCGGTTTCAACCGATCTGCCTCTGATCCC GACGACGCAAATGCCAGTCGACAGAAGAAGGACGCCGAATCGGCCTGGAAGTCGCAG AAAGCTTGGGAAGTGGCTCAGGCCCCCTTTAAGAACTTGTTAATGATGGGTTTTATGATGTGGATGGCTGGAAGCACAGTGCATTTGTTCAGTATTGGCATCACATTCTCAGCCCTTTGGCAACCAATAAGTGCTCTTCAAGGAGTTGGAAAAG TCTTTGAACCTTACAAGGATTCAAAGGTCGATATTCTTGCACCCAAATTGCTCTTTATTGCCCTTAACTTGGCTGCACTGGCCTTGGGTGTCTGGAAG CTGAACACATTGGGTCTTCTCCCATCGCATGCATCAGACTGGGTTTCTTCTTTACCTCCTGCACCG GAAGTGGAATATTCTGGTGGGGGCCTTCCAATCCACTGA
- the LOC135616721 gene encoding uncharacterized protein LOC135616721 isoform X1, whose product MLMKKGKRSAMESSPPSTYYPVSQEAKTRFRHQSLLQDYENLLKETEAKRRKLQKVDQKKLKLLAEIKFLRRKYESLSMNPSRQAPLRLNKKLQSIPTQLFMIDQPPNPSFQFPAKDQSSIVRDASFRSTPAVIDLNQVSLSIGEGLDEQQVSLGPAKADKLRKSLMDCDDVANDLKPLICRDVGRGSNRVVKRKITWQDQVALRV is encoded by the exons ATGTTGATGAAGAAGGGGAAGAGATCGGCCATGGAGTCTTCTCCGCCATCCACTTATTATCCTGTTAGCCAGGAGGCGAAAACGAGGTTCAGGCACCAGAGTCTCCTGCAGGATTACGAGAATCTGCTAAAG GAAACTGAAGCAAAAAGGAGGAAATTGCAGAAGGTGGATCAGAAGAAATTGAAGCTTCTTGCTGAAATCAA ATTCTTGCGGAGAAAATATGAAAGTCTATCGATGAATCCATCACGACAAGCTCCACTTAGGCTGAACAAGAAACTACAGAGTATCCCGACCCAATTGTTCATGATCGATCAACCTCCAAATCCGTCTTTTCAATTCCCTGCCAAAGACCAGAGTTCCATAGTCAGAGATGCTTCTTTCCGAAGCACCCCAGCAGTAATAGACTTGAACCAGGTTTCCTTGTCG ATTGGTGAAGGTTTGGATGAACAACAGGTCAGCTTAGGGCCCGCAAAAGCTGATAAGTTGAGGAAGAGTTTGATGGATTGTGATGATGTGGCTAATGATCTCAAGCCCTTGATTTGCCGAGATGTCGGTCGTGGATCAAACCGGGTGGTGAAGAGAAAGATCACATGGCAAGATCAGGTAGCTTTGAGGGTGTAG
- the LOC135616720 gene encoding chorismate mutase 2, cytosolic-like: protein MASTEHSTAATSEMDEEKEAPPPQDLTLGWVRDALIRQEDSIVFALIERARFPYNAPAYDPCLLPQQGGRSLVEAFARGAEVLQAKFGRYQNPEEVSFFPDDLPAPSGIPYNFPEVFHPASASVTANNAIWNMYFNDLLPLFTVEGDDGNYTSTAAADLVCLQALSRRIHYGKYVAEVKFRDAPQDYMTAICAKDRDALMKLLTFEAVEEMVKRRVLKKAMVFGQTVTLEDKTFDDETKYKVDPAVVARLYDEWVIPLTKDIEVEYLLRRLN from the exons ATGGCTTCCACGGAACACTCCACCGCCGCCACCAG CGAGATGGACGAGGAGAAGGAGGCGCCACCGCCGCAGGATTTGACGCTGGGATGGGTGAGGGACGCGCTGATTCGGCAGGAGGACTCCATCGTCTTCGCCCTCATCGAGAGGGCCAGGTTCCCCTACAACGCCCCCGCGTACGACCCGTGCTTGCTCCCCCAACAGGGGGGCCGTTCCCTCGTCGAGGCTTTCGCCAGAGGGGCGGAGGTTCTTCAGGCAAAG TTCGGTCGATATCAAAACCCAGAAGAGGTATCTTTCTTCCCAGATGATCTTCCTGCACCATCCGGGATTCCTTACAACTTCCCAGAG GTCTTCCATCCAGCATCTGCATCTGTTACTGCAAATAATGCCATCTGGAACATGTATTTTAATGATTTGCTCCCACTATTCACTGTCGAAGGAGATGATGGCAACTACACATCGACAGCGGCAGCAGATCTTGTGTGTTTGCAG GCCCTCTCACGAAGAATCCACTATGGCAAGTatgttgcggaggtgaagtttagAGATGCTCCacaagattatatgacagcaatttGTGCGAAG GATAGGGATGCTTTGATGAAGTTGTTAACGTTTGAGGCTGTCGAAGAGATGGTCAAAAGAAGGGTGCTGAAGAAAGCCATGGTGTTCGGGCAAACCGTAACCTTGGAGGACAAAACTTTCGATGATGAAACCAAGTACAAGGTGGATCCTGCGGTCGTTGCTCGTCTCTATGACGAGTGGGTTATACCCTTGACCAAGGACATCGAAGTGGAGTACCTTCTCCGACGTCTTAATTGA
- the LOC135616724 gene encoding ubiquitin C-terminal hydrolase 22-like isoform X2, with protein MNLGKPLPCSHLKEYRKHHGLQGYRSLQTHFRTAPSGRTAVGKFQSLIPRCSLCSLRRCRLYLCLICSSISCSDHAAAHSQANPGHEIAVDVDRAEVFCCVCADQVYDPDFDTAVMAKQFLELPKGREKDRCRKRRAAPAHDIERASSRETILVLDCGVKNRSCQPLRLRGLNNLGNTCFMNSVLQTLLHTPPLKNYFLGDWHNRELCRKQRSRRRRRAVEAGELSCLVCDVDSVFSEAFSGNPTPYSPARFLFSWWQHSSNLASYEQQDAHEFFISMLDMIHESERSTLQNKGFGDCHCIAHRVFSGVLRSDVTCTICGFTSTTYDPCVDLSLDLEPSTDSKSNKSSRISTLMGCLDLFTRPERLGPDQKLYCQHCEMHQDSVKQMSIRRLPLVLCFHIKRFEHSLRRGTSKKIDQYLQFPFSLDMTPYLSYSIIRNRFGNRIFAFEGDESDVSNDLSSEFEVFAVITHTGRLESGHYLTYLRLGERWYKCDDAWITQVSDGAVRASQGYMMYYVQKQIK; from the exons ATGAATCTCGGGAAGCCACTTCCCTGTTCCCACCTCAAGGAGTACAGGAAGCACCATGGCTTGCAGGGCTACAGATCCCTCCAAACCCACTTCAGAACGGCCCCCAGTGGCCGCACGGCGGTTGGGAAGTTCCAATCGTTGATCCCGAGATGTAGCCTCTGCTCCCTCCGCCGCTGCCGCCTTTACCTCTGCCTGATCTGCTCCTCTATTTCTTGCTCCGACCACGCCGCTGCCCATTCTCAGGCGAACCCGGGTCACGAGATCGCGGTTGATGTCGACAGAGCTGAGGTCTTCTGCTGCGTCTGTGCCGACCAGGTCTACGATCCCGACTTCGACACCGCCGTTATGGCGAAGCAGTTCCTGGAGCTGCCCAAAGGTAGAGAGAAAGATCGGTGTCGGAAAAGGAGGGCCGCGCCAGCTCACGATATCGAAAGGGCATCATCGAGGGAGACTATTCTAGTGCTGGACTGCGGTGTCAAGAACCGATCCTGCCAACCTTTGAGACTGAGAGGATTGAATAATTTGGGAAACACTTGTTTCATGAACTCCGTGCTGCAGACGCTGCTTCACACCCCGCCGCTCAAAAATTACTTTTTGGGTGATTGGCACAATCGAGAGTTGTGCCGGAAGCagaggagtaggaggaggaggagggcggtgGAAGCCGGGGAATTGTCTTGTTTGGTTTGTGATGTCGACAGTGTGTTCTCGGAGGCATTTTCCGGGAATCCCACTCCGTATAGCCCTGCAAGGTTTCTCTTCAG TTGGTGGCAGCATTCATCAAACCTTGCCAGTTATGAGCAGCAGGATGCACATGAATTTTTTATCTCGATGCTCGACATGATTCATGAAAGTGAGAGGTCTACCCTTCAAAACAAAG GGTTTGGAGATTGCCATTGTATTGCACATAGAGTATTCTCCGGGGTGCTGAGGTCCGATGTCACTTGCACCATCTGCGGGTTCACTTCAACAACATATGATCCTTGTGTTGACCTCTCTCTTGATTTGGAGCCAAGTACTGACTCGAAATCCAACAAAAGTTCCAGAATATCTACCCTAATGGGATGCTTGGACCTTTTCACAAGGCCTGAGAGGTTGGGACCTGACCAGAAACTCTACTGTCAACACTGTGAAATGCACCAAGACTCCGTGAAGCAGATGTCCATCAGGAGGCTCCCACTGGTCCTGTGCTTCCATATAAAAAGATTCGAACATTCTCTTAGACGGGGAACATCGAAAAAAATAGACCAATACTTGCAGTTCCCTTTCTCACTGGACATGACGCCGTATTTGTCATATTCCATCATAAGAAACAGATTTGGCAATAGGATCTTTGCTTTTGAGGGTGATGAGTCAGATGTGTCCAATGATCTTTCATCGGAATTTGAGGTGTTTGCAGTAATCACACATACCGGAAGGCTGGAATCAGGACATTATTTGACCTATCTTCGGTTAGGAGAAAGATGGTACAAATGTGATGATGCATGGATTACCCAAGTAAGTGATGGAGCGGTACGAGCTTCTCAAGGTTACATGATGTATTATGTGCAGAAGCAAATCAAGTGA
- the LOC135616723 gene encoding uncharacterized protein LOC135616723 produces MKFDDMVVLWEEVVAYKQSIAVDNAVEDAFFLLSSCMGTNIWQRAADQRTLGGNDEARRLPQLLKAQPLQGLNVTVKERGENKEHLDKGTSISHSGKGSGAGKGGGKGAGGGSQTLRQPRDQRNSSASSWRWPRSSLTLLVGGLLLLFLHSCG; encoded by the exons ATGAAGTTTGATGACATGGTTGTATTGTGGGAAGAAGTCGTGGCATACAAGCAAAGCATTGCTGTGGATAACGCTGTGGAAGATGCTTTCTTCCTTCTTTCCAGTTGCATGGGAACGAACATATGGCAGCGAGCAG CTGATCAAAGAACTCTGGGTGGAAATGACGAGGCCCGGCGACTACCTCAGCTCCTAAAAGCTCAACCACTTCAGG GCTTAAATGTGACTGTGAAGGAAAGAGGGGAGAATAAAGAGCACTTGGATAAGGGGACGAGCATAAGCCACTCGGGGAAGGGAAGTGGTGCAGGGAAAGGAGGTGGGAAGGGCGCCGGCGGTGGCTCACAGACGCTCCGCCAACCAAGGGACCAGCGAAACAGCTCGgcgtccagctggcggtggccgcGGTCCTCTCTCACTTTACTCGTCGGTGGGTTGCTCCTCCTCTTCCTGCACTCCTGCGGTTGA
- the LOC135616724 gene encoding ubiquitin C-terminal hydrolase 22-like isoform X1, which yields MNLGKPLPCSHLKEYRKHHGLQGYRSLQTHFRTAPSGRTAVGKFQSLIPRCSLCSLRRCRLYLCLICSSISCSDHAAAHSQANPGHEIAVDVDRAEVFCCVCADQVYDPDFDTAVMAKQFLELPKGREKDRCRKRRAAPAHDIERASSRETILVLDCGVKNRSCQPLRLRGLNNLGNTCFMNSVLQTLLHTPPLKNYFLGDWHNRELCRKQRSRRRRRAVEAGELSCLVCDVDSVFSEAFSGNPTPYSPARFLFSWWQHSSNLASYEQQDAHEFFISMLDMIHESERSTLQNKVGFGDCHCIAHRVFSGVLRSDVTCTICGFTSTTYDPCVDLSLDLEPSTDSKSNKSSRISTLMGCLDLFTRPERLGPDQKLYCQHCEMHQDSVKQMSIRRLPLVLCFHIKRFEHSLRRGTSKKIDQYLQFPFSLDMTPYLSYSIIRNRFGNRIFAFEGDESDVSNDLSSEFEVFAVITHTGRLESGHYLTYLRLGERWYKCDDAWITQVSDGAVRASQGYMMYYVQKQIK from the exons ATGAATCTCGGGAAGCCACTTCCCTGTTCCCACCTCAAGGAGTACAGGAAGCACCATGGCTTGCAGGGCTACAGATCCCTCCAAACCCACTTCAGAACGGCCCCCAGTGGCCGCACGGCGGTTGGGAAGTTCCAATCGTTGATCCCGAGATGTAGCCTCTGCTCCCTCCGCCGCTGCCGCCTTTACCTCTGCCTGATCTGCTCCTCTATTTCTTGCTCCGACCACGCCGCTGCCCATTCTCAGGCGAACCCGGGTCACGAGATCGCGGTTGATGTCGACAGAGCTGAGGTCTTCTGCTGCGTCTGTGCCGACCAGGTCTACGATCCCGACTTCGACACCGCCGTTATGGCGAAGCAGTTCCTGGAGCTGCCCAAAGGTAGAGAGAAAGATCGGTGTCGGAAAAGGAGGGCCGCGCCAGCTCACGATATCGAAAGGGCATCATCGAGGGAGACTATTCTAGTGCTGGACTGCGGTGTCAAGAACCGATCCTGCCAACCTTTGAGACTGAGAGGATTGAATAATTTGGGAAACACTTGTTTCATGAACTCCGTGCTGCAGACGCTGCTTCACACCCCGCCGCTCAAAAATTACTTTTTGGGTGATTGGCACAATCGAGAGTTGTGCCGGAAGCagaggagtaggaggaggaggagggcggtgGAAGCCGGGGAATTGTCTTGTTTGGTTTGTGATGTCGACAGTGTGTTCTCGGAGGCATTTTCCGGGAATCCCACTCCGTATAGCCCTGCAAGGTTTCTCTTCAG TTGGTGGCAGCATTCATCAAACCTTGCCAGTTATGAGCAGCAGGATGCACATGAATTTTTTATCTCGATGCTCGACATGATTCATGAAAGTGAGAGGTCTACCCTTCAAAACAAAG TAGGGTTTGGAGATTGCCATTGTATTGCACATAGAGTATTCTCCGGGGTGCTGAGGTCCGATGTCACTTGCACCATCTGCGGGTTCACTTCAACAACATATGATCCTTGTGTTGACCTCTCTCTTGATTTGGAGCCAAGTACTGACTCGAAATCCAACAAAAGTTCCAGAATATCTACCCTAATGGGATGCTTGGACCTTTTCACAAGGCCTGAGAGGTTGGGACCTGACCAGAAACTCTACTGTCAACACTGTGAAATGCACCAAGACTCCGTGAAGCAGATGTCCATCAGGAGGCTCCCACTGGTCCTGTGCTTCCATATAAAAAGATTCGAACATTCTCTTAGACGGGGAACATCGAAAAAAATAGACCAATACTTGCAGTTCCCTTTCTCACTGGACATGACGCCGTATTTGTCATATTCCATCATAAGAAACAGATTTGGCAATAGGATCTTTGCTTTTGAGGGTGATGAGTCAGATGTGTCCAATGATCTTTCATCGGAATTTGAGGTGTTTGCAGTAATCACACATACCGGAAGGCTGGAATCAGGACATTATTTGACCTATCTTCGGTTAGGAGAAAGATGGTACAAATGTGATGATGCATGGATTACCCAAGTAAGTGATGGAGCGGTACGAGCTTCTCAAGGTTACATGATGTATTATGTGCAGAAGCAAATCAAGTGA